A DNA window from Anaerolineae bacterium contains the following coding sequences:
- a CDS encoding methyltransferase — protein sequence EFGPISGEDLAHWERAVRRAFDDTDRATIANFGGTGFGDIALVPAPWLKHPKGIRDVAEWYMSTVTRRDYVYRVFERQGEIALANLERIHRVVGERVTVVRVTGTDFGAQQGPFISPQSYRELFYPFHRAVNDWVHEHTNWKTFIHSCGSVRALLPDFIRAGFDVLNPVQCSAAEMDPGELKQCYGEEVVFWGGGVDTQRTLPFGTPEEVRREVRERMETFSPGGGFVFAAVHNIQAGVPVENLLALFDAVREWR from the coding sequence GGAGTTCGGGCCCATCTCGGGAGAGGACCTGGCCCACTGGGAGCGAGCTGTCCGCCGAGCCTTCGACGACACCGACCGAGCCACCATCGCCAACTTTGGGGGCACCGGGTTCGGGGACATTGCCCTGGTGCCTGCCCCTTGGCTCAAGCACCCCAAGGGCATCCGGGACGTGGCCGAGTGGTACATGAGCACCGTCACTCGCCGTGACTACGTCTACCGCGTCTTCGAACGTCAGGGCGAGATCGCCCTGGCCAACTTGGAGCGCATCCATCGGGTAGTGGGCGAGCGGGTCACCGTGGTGAGGGTCACCGGCACCGACTTTGGGGCTCAGCAAGGTCCTTTCATCTCCCCCCAGTCTTACCGGGAGCTGTTCTACCCCTTCCACCGGGCGGTCAACGATTGGGTGCATGAGCACACCAATTGGAAGACCTTCATCCACTCCTGCGGCTCCGTGCGCGCCTTGTTGCCGGACTTCATCCGGGCCGGGTTCGACGTCTTGAATCCGGTGCAGTGTTCGGCGGCGGAGATGGATCCGGGGGAGCTCAAGCAGTGCTATGGGGAGGAGGTAGTGTTCTGGGGGGGTGGGGTAGACACCCAGCGCACTTTGCCCTTTGGCACCCCGGAGGAGGTGCGTCGGGAGGTGCGGGAGCGGATGGAGACCTTCTCTCCTGGGGGAGGGTTCGTATTCGCCGCGGTGCACAACATCCAGGCTGGTGTGCCGGTGGAGAACCTCCTGGCGCTCTTCGATGCGGTGAGAGAGTGGCGATAG